A stretch of Janibacter endophyticus DNA encodes these proteins:
- the fabG gene encoding 3-oxoacyl-ACP reductase FabG encodes MGTNQRTAIVTGGARGIGAGISKRLAEDGMAVAVLDLDESACQAVVDEIAAAGGQALAVGADVSDPEQVEAAVRRVADELGAPTVLVNNAGIIRDNLIFKMSVEDWDSVIGVHLRGSFLMTKACQGFMTQEKFGRIVNLSSTSAQGNRGQVNYSAAKAGVQGFTKTLAIELGKFGVTANAIAPGFIETEMTAETAARIGISFDELKKMATDQAPVARTGKPEDIAHAVSFFASEGAGFTTGQVLYVAGGPCD; translated from the coding sequence ATGGGTACGAACCAGCGCACGGCGATCGTCACGGGCGGGGCCCGGGGGATCGGCGCCGGGATCAGCAAGCGACTGGCCGAGGACGGGATGGCGGTCGCGGTCCTTGACCTCGACGAGTCGGCCTGCCAGGCCGTCGTCGACGAGATCGCTGCCGCCGGCGGTCAGGCTCTGGCGGTCGGCGCCGATGTGTCCGACCCGGAGCAGGTCGAGGCTGCTGTGCGTCGCGTCGCGGACGAGCTCGGGGCTCCCACGGTCCTGGTCAACAACGCGGGGATTATCCGCGACAACCTCATCTTCAAGATGAGCGTCGAGGACTGGGACTCGGTCATCGGTGTTCACCTTCGGGGGTCCTTCCTCATGACGAAGGCCTGCCAGGGCTTCATGACCCAGGAGAAGTTCGGGCGCATCGTCAACCTGTCCTCCACCTCCGCCCAGGGGAACCGCGGGCAGGTCAACTACTCGGCCGCGAAGGCGGGCGTGCAGGGCTTCACCAAGACCCTGGCCATCGAGCTCGGCAAGTTCGGGGTGACGGCCAACGCGATCGCCCCCGGCTTCATCGAGACCGAGATGACCGCGGAGACGGCCGCGCGGATCGGGATCAGCTTCGACGAGCTCAAGAAGATGGCCACGGACCAGGCGCCTGTCGCCAGGACCGGGAAGCCGGAGGACATCGCCCACGCCGTGTCCTTC
- a CDS encoding MaoC family dehydratase has product MTQTTQRRPASVQDLKDLLGVELGPTEWHVVDQAKIDAFADLTGDHQWIHVDPERAADSAFGSTIAHGLYSLSRTPAFLEELMAFDGFAHSLNYGYDRVRFIHPLPVDSRIRLRAELTKVEETSPGQVNVVTRLTVEADGIEKPILVADSIGRFSA; this is encoded by the coding sequence ATGACCCAGACCACACAGCGCCGGCCGGCATCCGTGCAGGACCTCAAGGACCTCCTCGGCGTTGAGCTCGGCCCGACCGAGTGGCACGTCGTCGACCAGGCCAAGATCGACGCCTTCGCAGACCTCACCGGGGATCACCAGTGGATCCACGTCGACCCCGAGCGGGCCGCGGACTCTGCCTTCGGCTCGACGATCGCCCACGGGCTCTACAGCCTGTCCCGCACTCCTGCATTCCTCGAGGAGCTCATGGCCTTCGACGGTTTCGCGCACAGCCTCAACTACGGCTACGACCGGGTGCGCTTCATCCACCCGCTGCCCGTTGACTCGCGCATCCGCCTGCGCGCCGAGCTGACCAAGGTCGAGGAGACCTCCCCCGGCCAGGTCAACGTCGTCACCAGGCTGACCGTCGAGGCCGACGGCATCGAGAAGCCGATCCTCGTCGCTGACTCGATCGGCCGCTTCAGCGCCTGA